Proteins encoded within one genomic window of bacterium:
- a CDS encoding diguanylate cyclase gives MIEQLTHRYRVLSLLGQGGMGCVYLAEDLTNGSQLALKTLAVQQATDPEDAARRFRQEFRAMARLRHPNLVEVYDFGTQEDGTPFFTMEVVPGDGLDALLPLSPDQVSQVLAQLAQALAYIHQQGLVHCDIKPENIRLRPDGRLKLMDFGLMGPSGQPGGGIKGTLAYMSPEVARGAKLDARSDLYSVGALAYHLLTGRVPFEGDDPVAVLRAHLEETPDPITPLCPQVSPELEAVVLRLLAKDPLARFQSCHDLLAALGVAQDEDEAGMLGASPFVGRHEALAAFNDGLEALSRDERTTLAFTGAPGLGKTRLLEELRFQAQLAGRSVLSANCQEEGAPYAAFVPVLRAAVAALSEEARAPFCLPLSSLLPELMPDGRAVGLDPQKEKARLQGAVVELFATLSRAGGLVLLLDDWHWADASSQELLGAIATKLAEHPLLLVTAGREEAAGALPLPSLAPAEVREMTEAILGHRDLADGFVSQLEKATHGNPLFVESALRHLHQEGLLRRRQGRWQTEGLSITAAELPSSIHDLLLRRIERLSPLAIAIAEVAAVMGQPFPTARLLRLVACDEDARFEALAQLAAEGVLREDEGMLRFIGGQFAELLYARLDAPARISLHTRVADVLAIELSGDDRLEALFELARHQLSSDAPARGVPAALAAARKSLAIFGLDQARTMLEAGLPHATEAIDRLGFLQGLGDLARFSSELDAAAGHYQEALAIARALGGTGREASLLYSLGILHQVRSQYDEALARMEEALAALAEHPDPAEGARVRFAMGRLHNFKGDSASAVARIEEALAIARERGDQAMMSSCLGLLGLLYVQGNPERVATGLAYLDESRAVKERLGDKPGLNDTFNLLGNAQMSVGRYADALASFDRTLVLCRELGIRDDEICAEINLGMACYELGRFAQSARHAHVAAEGAAASGNPLYEGIALVVEAVAHGHLGAGAEAAACLKAAEAVAERTRNAYLDVTVASYAVEVELLLGRLLAAQARAEAATALSDSTGIHEYDAKLLSLGAELEARFGDTTAALAQSDRLAAWAEENQAHGARARAFVARAWALRVAGEATAAVEALDAAIAGANSCGAAHVEGVAHWLRAEALGRLGNVTGAREAFEQAARLGDSARLALLATFGRARLEGRSAEAYRLLAEARGALETILSRCSDEAAREDLLSLDELWRVQRGDLSPAEHAGAGAADGRYLAALKELEAARAQLVEARKAQAVQAQTNLRLDAEREAHARQLEMLNTLARTVSTTLVLAEVIDNVVDFTLKLTGADRCFILLTEDGEQLRFHHAKDRAGNVLTDSGEKVSGSITQRVLATLEAECVLDTKDHAQFQAQQSILDLNLRTVMCVPLMVKQEPLGVLYVDSQAVVNAFGPRDLDLLQAIASQASVAIQNAKLYERATVDGLTRLFVRSYFEQRLASEVRRAQRYGSSLSLAMMDIDHFKKFNDTYGHATGDDVLRLVAAVIKEQIRESVDIPGRFGGEEMLVLMPETDEEGAMVLAERLREAIASTDLTGPKGEILHVNVSIGVSTFGAYAKTPVELVEFADQALYASKRNGRNRVTRYGPDMGSTP, from the coding sequence ATGATCGAGCAGCTTACCCATCGGTACCGCGTCCTCTCCCTGCTTGGACAGGGCGGCATGGGGTGTGTCTACCTCGCCGAGGATCTGACGAACGGCAGCCAGCTCGCCCTGAAGACCTTGGCGGTGCAGCAAGCGACCGATCCCGAGGACGCCGCGCGCCGCTTCCGGCAAGAGTTCCGGGCCATGGCGCGTCTGCGCCATCCCAACCTGGTCGAGGTCTACGACTTCGGCACCCAGGAGGACGGCACCCCCTTCTTCACCATGGAGGTCGTCCCCGGCGACGGCCTCGACGCGCTCTTGCCCCTCTCGCCCGACCAGGTCTCGCAGGTCCTCGCGCAGCTCGCGCAGGCCCTCGCTTACATCCATCAGCAAGGCCTCGTCCACTGCGACATCAAGCCCGAGAACATCCGGCTGCGCCCTGATGGTCGTCTCAAGCTGATGGACTTCGGCCTGATGGGCCCCTCGGGTCAGCCGGGCGGCGGTATCAAGGGCACCCTCGCCTACATGTCGCCCGAGGTGGCGCGCGGCGCCAAGCTCGACGCCCGCTCGGATCTCTACTCGGTCGGCGCGCTCGCCTACCACCTCTTGACCGGTCGCGTGCCCTTCGAGGGCGACGATCCGGTCGCGGTGCTGCGCGCCCACCTGGAGGAGACTCCGGATCCGATCACTCCCCTCTGCCCGCAGGTATCGCCCGAGCTGGAGGCCGTCGTCCTGCGCCTCTTGGCCAAGGACCCCCTCGCGCGCTTCCAGTCGTGCCACGACCTGCTCGCCGCCCTCGGCGTGGCCCAGGACGAGGACGAGGCCGGCATGCTCGGGGCGAGTCCCTTCGTGGGCCGCCACGAGGCGCTTGCCGCCTTCAACGACGGGCTCGAAGCCCTTTCGCGCGATGAGCGGACGACCCTCGCTTTCACCGGGGCCCCGGGCCTCGGCAAGACGCGCCTGCTCGAAGAGCTGCGCTTCCAGGCGCAGCTTGCGGGCCGGTCGGTCCTGAGCGCGAACTGCCAGGAGGAAGGGGCTCCCTACGCCGCCTTCGTCCCGGTGCTGCGCGCGGCCGTCGCCGCGCTGAGCGAGGAGGCGCGTGCTCCTTTCTGCCTGCCCCTGTCGAGCCTGTTGCCCGAGCTGATGCCCGATGGGCGCGCCGTCGGGCTCGACCCCCAGAAGGAGAAGGCCCGCCTTCAGGGGGCCGTCGTCGAGCTGTTCGCCACCCTGTCGCGCGCGGGCGGCCTCGTCCTGCTCCTGGACGACTGGCACTGGGCGGATGCGAGCAGCCAGGAGCTGCTGGGAGCGATCGCCACCAAGCTTGCGGAGCACCCGCTGCTCTTGGTCACGGCGGGCCGCGAGGAGGCGGCGGGTGCCCTGCCCTTGCCGTCCCTGGCCCCTGCCGAGGTGCGCGAGATGACCGAGGCGATCCTCGGCCACCGCGACCTGGCGGATGGTTTCGTGTCGCAGCTCGAGAAGGCGACGCACGGCAACCCGCTCTTCGTCGAGAGCGCCCTGCGCCACCTCCACCAGGAGGGCCTCCTGCGCCGTCGCCAGGGGCGCTGGCAGACCGAGGGCCTCTCCATCACGGCGGCGGAGCTGCCGTCGAGCATCCACGACCTGCTGCTGCGCCGTATCGAACGCCTCAGCCCCCTGGCGATCGCGATCGCCGAGGTCGCCGCGGTCATGGGTCAGCCCTTCCCCACGGCGCGCCTGCTGCGCCTGGTCGCTTGCGACGAGGACGCGCGCTTCGAGGCGCTCGCGCAGCTTGCGGCCGAAGGCGTCCTGCGCGAGGACGAGGGGATGCTGCGCTTCATCGGCGGCCAGTTCGCCGAGCTTCTTTACGCGCGCCTCGACGCGCCGGCGCGCATTTCCCTCCACACCCGCGTCGCCGACGTCCTTGCGATCGAGCTCTCGGGCGACGATCGGCTGGAGGCCCTCTTCGAGCTGGCGCGGCATCAGCTTTCGAGCGACGCCCCCGCGCGCGGGGTGCCGGCAGCACTCGCCGCGGCGCGCAAGAGCCTTGCGATCTTCGGCCTCGACCAGGCCCGGACTATGCTCGAGGCGGGCCTGCCCCACGCAACCGAGGCGATCGATCGCCTCGGCTTCCTCCAGGGCCTGGGGGATCTGGCGCGCTTTTCTTCCGAGTTGGACGCGGCGGCTGGCCATTACCAGGAGGCCCTCGCCATCGCGCGCGCGCTGGGCGGCACCGGCCGCGAGGCCTCGCTGCTCTACAGCCTGGGGATCCTGCACCAGGTCCGCTCGCAGTACGATGAGGCCCTCGCGCGGATGGAAGAGGCCCTCGCAGCCCTCGCCGAGCACCCGGATCCGGCCGAGGGGGCGCGGGTGCGTTTTGCGATGGGGCGTCTTCACAACTTCAAGGGGGACTCGGCGTCGGCCGTCGCGCGCATCGAAGAGGCGCTCGCCATCGCTCGCGAACGGGGCGACCAGGCCATGATGAGCTCGTGCCTCGGCCTCCTGGGTCTGCTCTACGTCCAGGGGAATCCCGAGCGTGTTGCGACGGGCCTCGCGTACCTGGACGAGTCCCGCGCGGTCAAGGAGCGTCTGGGGGACAAGCCGGGCCTCAACGACACCTTCAACCTGCTCGGCAATGCCCAGATGTCGGTGGGCCGCTATGCGGACGCCCTCGCCTCCTTCGATCGGACCCTGGTCCTCTGCCGCGAGCTGGGGATCCGCGACGACGAGATCTGTGCCGAGATCAACCTGGGGATGGCCTGCTACGAGCTCGGGCGCTTTGCTCAGTCGGCCCGGCACGCCCACGTGGCGGCCGAGGGAGCCGCGGCTTCGGGCAACCCTCTCTACGAGGGTATCGCGCTGGTGGTCGAGGCCGTCGCGCACGGCCACCTGGGCGCCGGTGCCGAGGCGGCAGCGTGCTTGAAGGCCGCTGAGGCGGTCGCCGAGCGGACCCGTAATGCGTACCTGGACGTGACGGTGGCGAGCTACGCGGTGGAGGTCGAGCTCTTGCTGGGCCGTCTCTTGGCGGCGCAGGCCCGGGCCGAGGCGGCCACGGCCCTCAGCGACTCGACCGGCATCCATGAGTACGACGCCAAGCTGCTATCACTCGGGGCCGAGCTCGAAGCGCGTTTCGGCGATACGACTGCCGCTCTCGCGCAGAGCGATCGCCTCGCGGCGTGGGCCGAAGAGAACCAGGCCCACGGCGCCAGGGCGCGAGCCTTTGTCGCCCGCGCCTGGGCGCTGCGCGTGGCGGGTGAGGCGACTGCCGCCGTCGAGGCGCTGGACGCCGCGATCGCAGGTGCCAATTCGTGCGGTGCTGCTCACGTGGAGGGCGTAGCCCACTGGCTGCGTGCCGAGGCCCTGGGGCGCCTCGGCAACGTGACTGGGGCCCGCGAGGCCTTCGAGCAGGCCGCTCGCTTGGGGGATTCGGCCCGTCTCGCGCTCTTGGCGACTTTCGGCCGCGCGCGGCTCGAAGGCCGCTCGGCGGAGGCTTATCGCCTCTTGGCCGAGGCCCGCGGGGCGCTCGAAACCATCCTGTCGCGCTGCTCCGACGAGGCGGCGCGCGAGGATCTGCTCTCGCTCGATGAGCTGTGGCGGGTCCAGCGCGGGGACCTCTCGCCTGCCGAGCACGCCGGGGCGGGGGCGGCCGACGGCCGTTACCTCGCAGCCCTCAAGGAGCTCGAAGCGGCGCGCGCGCAGCTCGTCGAGGCCCGCAAGGCCCAGGCGGTCCAGGCCCAGACCAATCTGCGCCTCGACGCCGAGCGCGAGGCGCATGCCCGCCAGCTCGAGATGCTCAACACCCTGGCGCGGACCGTCTCGACCACCCTGGTGCTCGCAGAAGTCATCGACAACGTCGTCGACTTCACGCTCAAGCTGACGGGGGCCGATCGCTGCTTCATCCTCCTGACCGAGGACGGCGAGCAGCTCCGCTTCCACCACGCCAAGGACCGCGCGGGCAACGTCCTGACGGATTCGGGCGAGAAGGTCTCGGGCAGCATCACCCAGCGGGTGCTTGCGACCCTCGAAGCGGAATGCGTGCTCGACACCAAGGACCACGCCCAGTTCCAGGCCCAGCAGTCCATCCTCGACCTCAACCTGCGCACGGTCATGTGCGTGCCCCTGATGGTCAAGCAGGAGCCCCTGGGGGTGCTGTACGTGGACTCGCAGGCGGTGGTCAACGCCTTCGGCCCGCGCGACCTGGACCTGTTGCAGGCGATCGCAAGCCAGGCCTCGGTCGCCATCCAGAACGCCAAGCTCTACGAGCGGGCCACGGTGGATGGCCTGACGCGCCTCTTCGTGCGCTCGTACTTCGAGCAGCGGCTTGCGAGTGAGGTGCGCCGCGCCCAGCGCTACGGCTCGTCGCTGAGCCTCGCGATGATGGACATCGACCACTTCAAGAAGTTCAACGACACCTACGGTCACGCGACGGGCGACGACGTCCTGAGGCTGGTGGCGGCCGTCATCAAGGAGCAGATCCGCGAGAGCGTGGACATCCCAGGCCGCTTCGGCGGCGAGGAGATGCTGGTCCTGATGCCCGAGACCGACGAAGAGGGGGCCATGGTCCTCGCCGAGCGCCTCCGCGAGGCGATCGCCTCCACCGACCTGACGGGGCCGAAGGGCGAGATCCTGCACGTTAACGTTTCGATCGGGGTCTCCACTTTCGGCGCGTACGCCAAGACGCCGGTGGAGCTGGTCGAGTTCGCCGACCAGGCCCTCTACGCTTCCAAGCGCAACGGCCGCAACCGGGTCACCCGCTACGGCCCGGACATGGGAAGCACCCCCTGA
- the preA gene encoding NAD-dependent dihydropyrimidine dehydrogenase subunit PreA codes for MSLSISFAGVRFPNPFTLASAPPTTTGEMIMRAFEAGWGGAIIKTAGPAHERIDNVSPRFAALNVGNRRMFGFENIELISDRPLEVWLEECRRIKDRFPEQVLIGSVMAAGTSEHDWKELVRLFQEAGCDMIECNLGCPHGMPERGMGSVCSQDPVVTGNIARWVSEVATVPVIIKLSPNVTDITVPAGEALAAGAHAISAINTVNVLMGVDLEDFSVRPSVQGRTTYGGYSGVAVKPIALKAVSDIARKYPGAAISATGGIATWRDAAEFLALGATNLQVCTEVMLRGFGIITELTQGLETYLERKGFSSLDDLVGRALPNLADHSALDFDYRPKAVIDEAKCIKCDKCVTACGDAAYQAITVPHPVGTPIKERGLPQVHLDRCTGCSLCSHVCPVDCIDIVEVAGAPREVTHYKQLTVPLSP; via the coding sequence ATGTCCCTCAGTATTTCGTTCGCCGGGGTTCGCTTCCCGAACCCCTTCACCCTCGCTTCGGCCCCGCCCACCACGACGGGTGAGATGATCATGCGGGCCTTCGAGGCGGGCTGGGGCGGCGCCATCATCAAGACGGCGGGGCCCGCCCACGAGCGGATCGACAACGTCAGCCCCCGCTTTGCCGCCCTCAACGTCGGCAATCGCCGCATGTTCGGCTTCGAGAACATCGAGCTGATCAGCGATCGCCCCCTCGAGGTGTGGCTCGAAGAGTGCCGCCGGATCAAGGATCGCTTCCCCGAGCAGGTCCTGATCGGCTCGGTGATGGCCGCCGGCACCAGCGAGCACGACTGGAAGGAGCTGGTGCGCCTCTTCCAGGAGGCGGGCTGCGACATGATCGAGTGCAACCTGGGCTGCCCTCACGGCATGCCCGAGCGGGGCATGGGCTCGGTCTGCTCGCAGGATCCGGTGGTGACGGGCAACATCGCCCGCTGGGTCAGCGAGGTCGCCACGGTCCCCGTCATCATCAAGCTCTCGCCCAACGTCACCGACATCACGGTACCGGCCGGCGAGGCCTTGGCGGCGGGCGCCCACGCCATCTCGGCCATCAACACGGTCAACGTCCTGATGGGGGTCGACCTTGAGGACTTCTCGGTCCGTCCGAGCGTCCAGGGCCGGACCACCTACGGTGGCTACTCGGGCGTGGCCGTCAAGCCGATCGCCCTCAAGGCCGTCAGCGACATCGCCCGCAAGTACCCGGGGGCCGCCATCTCCGCGACCGGCGGCATCGCCACCTGGCGTGACGCGGCCGAGTTCCTGGCGCTGGGGGCGACCAACCTTCAGGTCTGCACCGAGGTCATGCTGCGTGGCTTCGGGATCATCACCGAGCTCACGCAGGGCCTCGAAACTTACCTGGAGCGCAAGGGCTTCTCGAGCCTCGACGACCTCGTGGGCCGCGCCCTGCCCAACCTGGCGGATCACTCGGCGCTCGACTTCGACTACCGTCCCAAGGCGGTGATCGACGAGGCCAAGTGCATCAAGTGCGACAAGTGCGTCACCGCCTGCGGCGATGCGGCGTACCAGGCCATCACCGTGCCGCACCCCGTCGGCACGCCGATCAAGGAGCGCGGGCTGCCGCAGGTCCACCTGGATCGCTGCACGGGCTGCTCGCTGTGCTCGCATGTCTGCCCGGTGGACTGCATCGACATCGTCGAGGTCGCAGGGGCCCCGCGCGAGGTGACGCACTACAAGCAGCTCACCGTACCGCTCTCACCCTAA